Proteins found in one Bremerella volcania genomic segment:
- a CDS encoding S8 family serine peptidase — MTPTAFYHLDDADELNSIRGTDDTFSSLPFIKSNNSNKSQLEGAISGTRFERSRSYLNLLHGIDWLIGPEAEIDILNLSLGLKSRDFNEHEPLQIATRYAYQSNKVVVTAAGNDGPCENTLQSLARARWVISVGATDCDRNLLDLSSRGVANKMSPTLVTNGVPNPEDYQHPNMPETARKFGPSTSLACARMSRIAAFTMSMMRFLFACMAEVQQAHVLGIFAPPIRFVVIGFADTGIFPGYQDLWNPTVRSFMANGNTSYQVSCDHNTIKSLYDIFSFLLEEKLAIELSTSPEAVRTFLNVMAIPLENRKCHEVGSGYLDLDVAIDFWTNITPVKLLKILLPRKHHGKLVYHFQDSGPIFRDSFVIYLSDMASRGPTHGDCAMMGYLRH; from the coding sequence ATGACTCCAACCGCGTTTTACCATCTCGACGATGCAGACGAACTTAACTCTATTCGCGGAACAGACGATACCTTTTCTAGTCTTCCGTTCATCAAGTCAAACAACAGCAACAAATCCCAACTTGAAGGGGCGATATCGGGAACGCGATTCGAAAGAAGTCGATCCTACCTTAACCTTCTTCATGGTATCGATTGGCTAATTGGACCAGAAGCCGAAATTGATATCCTAAATCTTAGTCTCGGCTTGAAATCTCGTGATTTTAACGAACACGAACCATTACAAATTGCAACTCGATACGCATACCAATCCAACAAAGTTGTAGTCACCGCCGCTGGTAACGACGGCCCATGCGAGAACACGCTCCAAAGTTTGGCCCGTGCTCGTTGGGTAATCTCAGTAGGAGCAACGGACTGCGATCGCAATCTGCTTGACCTCTCAAGTCGCGGTGTCGCCAACAAAATGTCCCCGACACTGGTTACCAATGGAGTACCCAATCCAGAGGATTATCAACACCCAAACATGCCCGAAACAGCAAGAAAATTCGGGCCCTCTACAAGCTTAGCGTGCGCAAGAATGAGCAGAATTGCCGCCTTTACGATGAGCATGATGCGTTTCTTGTTTGCTTGCATGGCAGAAGTACAACAAGCACATGTCTTAGGCATATTCGCTCCTCCAATTCGCTTTGTTGTAATTGGTTTTGCTGATACTGGCATATTTCCAGGATATCAAGACCTCTGGAACCCAACTGTTCGGTCATTCATGGCAAACGGAAATACGAGCTATCAGGTCTCCTGTGACCACAACACCATCAAATCTCTCTACGATATATTCTCTTTCTTGTTGGAAGAAAAACTAGCGATTGAACTGAGCACGTCTCCAGAAGCCGTTCGCACCTTCCTCAATGTCATGGCGATACCATTAGAGAACCGCAAATGCCATGAAGTTGGTTCGGGATATCTCGACCTTGATGTCGCAATTGACTTTTGGACAAATATTACCCCTGTTAAACTATTAAAAATATTGCTTCCTCGAAAACACCACGGCAAACTCGTATACCACTTTCAGGACAGCGGTCCGATTTTTCGCGATAGCTTTGTGATCTATCTTTCAGACATGGCTTCCCGCGGACCAACTCACGGCGATTGCGCCATGATGGGTTATCTGCGACACTGA